A section of the Suncus etruscus isolate mSunEtr1 chromosome X, mSunEtr1.pri.cur, whole genome shotgun sequence genome encodes:
- the DUSP21 gene encoding dual specificity protein phosphatase 21: protein MTTPTTSYADSSLRPSPLYDLSQITNSLYISNGVAANSKLTLDTNNITTVINVTLEVSNIIFEDIQYVQVPISDSPTSPLYEYFDPIADHIHLVEMKQGRTLMHCAAGVSRSATLCLAYLMKYHSMTLLEAHTWTKACRPIIRPNNGFWEQLIHYEFKLFNKNTVHMINSPAGVIPDLYQEVSVTMPM, encoded by the coding sequence ATGACCACACCCACAACATCCTATGCAGATTCATCTCTCAGACCGTCTCCACTGTACGACCTTTCCCAAATAACCAACAGTCTCTACATCAGTAACGGTGTGGCTGCCAACAGTAAACTGACTCTAGACACTAACAACATCACCACGGTGATTAACGTTACCCTGGAAGTGTCCAATATCATCTTTGAGGACATCCAGTATGTACAGGTACCAATTTCCGACTCTCCCACCTCGCCCCTCTACGAATATTTTGACCCCATTGCTGATCATATCCACCTCGTTGAAATGAAACAGGGTCGGACACTGATGCATTGCGCGGCTGGAGTGAGCCGATCAGCTACTCTCTGCTTGGCTTACCTTATGAAGTACCATTCTATGACGCTACTAGAAGCACACACTTGGACCAAAGCCTGCCGCCCCATCATCCGACCCAACAATGGCTTTTGGGAGCAGCTCATCCATTATGAATTCAAGCTTTTCAACAAAAACACTGTGCACATGATCAATTCTCCAGCGGGTGTGATACCTGACCTCTACCAGGAAGTCAGCGTAACAATGCCAATGTAA